From Sporosarcina sp. Te-1, the proteins below share one genomic window:
- a CDS encoding ABC transporter ATP-binding protein: protein MLKQFFSYYKPHRRLFIIDFSSAVFVALLELVFPLAVQWFIDSLLPSGDWGRITTVSILLLLVYCLSTFLQYIVSYLGHKLGINIETDMRRELFDHVQKQSFRFFDNTKTGHIMTRITTDLFDIGEFAHHGPEDAFIVVMTIAGAFGLMYSINPELALITLVMVPLLVVIVTYCNKKMNAAWHNMYGKIAEVNGRVEDSVSGSRVVKSFTNEDFEMKRFNRDNGNFRLAKLVAYKVMSWTSSSIYMSTRLMTLVILVVGAWFSYKELLTYGELVSFILFVNILTKPIDKISALLELYPKGMAGFSRFRELINQEPEIKDAPDAIDVPHLNGDVKLSNVTFGYDNNKPVLNNVSLSIKAGQTVAFVGPSGAGKTTICSLIPRFYDVDEGQIEIDGLDIRRMTQRSLRSQIGIVQQDVFLFTGTVKENIAYGNLAASDEEIYEAAKRAHLEEFIANLPEGYETQIGERGLKLSGGQKQRLAIARMFLKNPPILILDEATSALDTETERIIQQSLEELSENRTTLVIAHRLTTIRNADRVIVVTPNGIEEEGTYSELVEQGGTFARLHANQL from the coding sequence ATGCTTAAACAATTTTTCTCTTATTACAAACCACACCGCCGTTTATTCATCATCGACTTTTCAAGTGCGGTATTCGTCGCTTTGCTTGAACTTGTGTTTCCACTAGCCGTCCAGTGGTTCATTGACTCCCTGCTCCCTTCCGGTGATTGGGGACGCATTACAACTGTCAGCATCCTTTTGCTGCTCGTTTATTGCCTTAGCACGTTTCTGCAGTATATCGTCAGCTATCTTGGTCATAAGCTCGGCATTAACATCGAGACAGATATGCGAAGAGAATTATTCGACCACGTCCAGAAGCAATCATTTCGATTTTTTGATAACACAAAAACCGGTCATATTATGACCCGCATCACGACAGACCTGTTCGATATCGGGGAATTTGCCCATCATGGTCCGGAAGATGCATTCATCGTTGTGATGACCATTGCCGGGGCATTCGGTCTTATGTATTCTATTAATCCGGAACTGGCATTGATCACGCTCGTCATGGTGCCATTGCTTGTCGTCATCGTCACCTATTGCAATAAGAAAATGAACGCTGCCTGGCATAATATGTACGGGAAAATTGCGGAAGTGAACGGCCGCGTCGAAGACTCCGTTTCCGGCTCGCGTGTCGTCAAATCGTTTACGAACGAAGACTTCGAAATGAAGCGTTTTAACCGGGACAACGGCAATTTTCGATTGGCAAAGCTTGTCGCTTACAAAGTGATGTCATGGACCTCATCTTCCATTTACATGTCCACTCGGCTTATGACACTCGTCATACTTGTTGTCGGGGCTTGGTTCTCTTATAAAGAATTGCTGACTTACGGAGAACTCGTCAGCTTTATCCTTTTCGTCAATATTTTAACGAAACCAATTGACAAAATTAGTGCCCTTCTTGAATTGTATCCGAAAGGAATGGCGGGCTTCTCACGTTTCCGTGAGTTGATTAACCAAGAACCTGAAATCAAAGACGCCCCCGATGCCATCGATGTGCCCCATTTAAACGGCGACGTCAAACTTTCCAACGTCACGTTCGGGTATGACAATAACAAACCGGTCTTGAACAATGTCAGCCTCTCGATCAAAGCGGGACAGACGGTAGCATTTGTCGGTCCGTCTGGTGCTGGAAAAACAACGATCTGCTCCCTCATTCCCCGTTTTTACGACGTGGATGAAGGCCAGATCGAAATCGACGGGCTCGATATACGCCGTATGACGCAACGCTCATTGCGCAGCCAAATCGGGATTGTCCAACAAGATGTGTTTCTGTTTACAGGGACGGTGAAAGAAAATATCGCCTATGGAAATCTCGCTGCCTCTGACGAAGAAATTTACGAAGCGGCCAAACGAGCCCATTTAGAGGAATTCATCGCCAATCTGCCAGAAGGCTATGAGACACAGATCGGCGAACGCGGTTTAAAATTGTCCGGCGGGCAAAAACAACGCCTTGCCATCGCCAGAATGTTCCTGAAAAATCCGCCGATCCTCATCCTGGATGAGGCGACTTCCGCACTTGATACAGAAACCGAACGGATTATTCAACAGTCACTTGAAGAACTGTCCGAAAATCGAACGACTCTTGTCATTGCCCACCGTTTGACGACCATACGGAATGCCGATCGTGTCATCGTGGTCACTCCGAACGGCATCGAGGAAGAAGGAACGTATTCGGAACTCGTAGAACAAGGCGGAACTTTCGCTCGGCTGCATGCGAACCAACTATAA
- a CDS encoding cysteine-rich CWC family protein — protein sequence MAEICPLCQGPNQCCNGQDKSLGSCWCTEESFPEGIFALVPEEEIRKTCICKACLEKYKRASN from the coding sequence ATGGCGGAAATCTGCCCGCTCTGCCAAGGTCCAAATCAATGCTGCAATGGGCAGGACAAGTCACTCGGGTCTTGCTGGTGCACAGAAGAATCATTTCCAGAAGGTATATTTGCGTTAGTCCCGGAGGAAGAAATCAGAAAGACCTGCATTTGTAAAGCTTGTCTGGAAAAATATAAACGCGCTTCTAATTGA
- a CDS encoding YugN family protein translates to MINNKFIRLSNGYRREKWLSEGIGVTIYLRCPFDVIRGELDQEEALLLFKTPFIIKHTLNIGLDEEESPVLTVTGLEQFQEPVDKDAPIEKKSSWAEDAEQVLAKTLSSLNFVYA, encoded by the coding sequence ATCATAAACAACAAGTTTATAAGGCTATCGAATGGGTATAGACGTGAGAAATGGCTATCGGAAGGGATCGGCGTAACGATCTATTTACGCTGTCCATTTGATGTTATCCGCGGGGAATTGGATCAGGAGGAAGCTCTTTTACTTTTTAAAACGCCTTTCATCATTAAACATACCCTAAATATCGGGCTGGACGAGGAAGAAAGCCCCGTTCTTACCGTGACGGGCCTGGAACAATTTCAGGAACCTGTCGATAAGGATGCACCGATTGAAAAGAAATCGAGCTGGGCGGAGGACGCCGAGCAGGTTCTCGCTAAAACACTATCCAGCCTGAATTTTGTATATGCATAA
- a CDS encoding TetR/AcrR family transcriptional regulator, whose product MTFKEKRTVQILQAAYKVFVEKGFEWATMQDVAEEAGLGVATVFRYFPKKNKLIIAVIVKLLQERLPSFERIYESEGTCYEKFEMLLNHYIKASDSLLWNDMKLLEAFETYAAFAQEPMEDIAEYHQAYANITNVIAKIIEEGKHDGSIRPEVANVDTLGAISNIFGLFTRKLSFFESVRMGEMVILPVEQALRMRDLFLDYLKPLPGEHPVD is encoded by the coding sequence ATGACATTCAAAGAGAAACGGACAGTACAAATTTTACAAGCGGCATATAAAGTGTTTGTAGAAAAAGGATTCGAGTGGGCTACAATGCAGGATGTAGCGGAGGAAGCGGGTCTCGGTGTCGCCACCGTTTTTCGCTACTTTCCGAAAAAAAACAAGCTGATCATTGCGGTAATTGTGAAGCTATTGCAGGAAAGGCTGCCGTCCTTTGAGCGTATTTATGAGAGTGAGGGGACGTGCTATGAAAAATTTGAAATGTTGTTGAATCATTATATTAAAGCAAGTGATTCATTACTTTGGAATGACATGAAATTACTAGAGGCATTTGAGACATATGCCGCGTTCGCACAGGAACCGATGGAGGATATCGCTGAGTATCACCAGGCGTATGCCAATATTACAAACGTTATCGCCAAAATCATTGAAGAAGGAAAGCATGATGGTTCTATCCGTCCGGAAGTTGCAAATGTAGACACATTAGGAGCCATTTCGAATATATTCGGTTTGTTTACACGAAAATTATCGTTTTTTGAAAGTGTCCGAATGGGGGAGATGGTCATATTGCCCGTAGAACAGGCACTAAGGATGAGGGATCTTTTTCTTGATTATTTGAAGCCGCTACCGGGCGAACATCCGGTAGATTAA
- a CDS encoding GNAT family N-acetyltransferase yields the protein MGEQKVHEAVVLRQLSMEDLETVIEWSKDDIFCLANGWETGRERDELFRWWTRCVEERTDKFIRLGVEYGNVLVGYVDLLAMEEGSAELGIAIGDRSVWGKGIGVLASRLMMDYAAKERGIHSFLAETHESNYRARRMLEKLGFQETSRNSTEEYKGKISRLLQYTLETT from the coding sequence ATGGGGGAGCAAAAAGTGCATGAGGCCGTTGTCTTACGGCAGTTGTCGATGGAAGATTTGGAAACAGTTATCGAGTGGAGCAAGGATGATATATTCTGCTTGGCGAATGGATGGGAGACCGGGCGGGAACGGGACGAGCTGTTTAGATGGTGGACACGATGTGTAGAAGAAAGGACGGACAAGTTTATTCGACTCGGTGTCGAATATGGCAATGTACTTGTTGGTTACGTGGATTTACTGGCAATGGAAGAGGGGAGTGCTGAATTGGGAATCGCCATCGGAGACCGGTCGGTATGGGGAAAGGGAATAGGAGTTCTGGCTTCGCGATTGATGATGGACTATGCGGCAAAGGAACGGGGCATCCATTCCTTCTTAGCGGAAACACATGAATCCAATTATCGGGCTCGTCGAATGTTGGAGAAATTGGGTTTCCAAGAAACGAGTCGAAACAGTACTGAAGAATATAAAGGGAAGATCAGTCGATTGTTGCAATATACATTGGAAACAACTTGA
- a CDS encoding CoxG family protein has protein sequence MPNGTHTVELQVPIENIWNFVSDMNNWAPLVPGYIEHEILSDKQSTWKFKGDLGFMKKTVKLQIDIQEWIEPSKVTFDLKGLSDNFTGGGYFEAEKISDTATSMTGHLDITAGGMMGAMINTILKNFVPETAQQLTEAIAGKINEIEGVTV, from the coding sequence ATGCCAAACGGAACACATACAGTAGAATTGCAAGTACCAATCGAAAACATCTGGAATTTTGTCAGCGATATGAATAACTGGGCACCTCTTGTTCCAGGATACATCGAACACGAAATCCTAAGCGACAAACAATCCACTTGGAAATTCAAGGGCGATCTTGGCTTTATGAAGAAGACAGTCAAGCTTCAAATCGATATCCAAGAATGGATTGAACCTTCAAAAGTAACATTTGACTTAAAAGGCCTTTCCGATAACTTTACTGGCGGCGGCTATTTCGAAGCCGAAAAGATCTCTGATACTGCGACGAGCATGACAGGTCACTTGGATATCACAGCAGGCGGCATGATGGGTGCGATGATTAATACGATCCTAAAGAACTTTGTGCCGGAAACCGCTCAACAATTGACTGAAGCGATTGCAGGCAAAATCAATGAAATCGAAGGTGTCACTGTCTAA
- a CDS encoding FAD-binding protein: MPAKRPATWDREVDVVVLGTGGAAFVSAVLAADQGAEVLMLEKTHQVGGTTAFSGGVPWIPMNRYMKDAGIEDDRESAITFIKRLTQGKEPDPKFIDLFVDTGHVMIDYLHENTPVRFATPKGYSEYYGHLREALKNGTRSLDPEPFDLNQVGEWGPLVRQNPVFPPLTLAEGGAVGGIDFTKIAERMENNIVTMGRSLIGSLLKAALDRGITIELNTPGKELVLDEEGKVIGVVAENNGEKLFIGARKGVVLASGGFEWNQELIKTFLKGHVTHPMSPPGNEGDGLIMAMEAGAALGNMTEAWYYPTMQDPTFEYEDHVMNQTGGGRMGPNSIIVNKHGKRFAHEGTTYNDLPRSFFEYDPVALEYPNEAPNWMIFDQQLKDSQMIITMMPGEEAPEWVDRADSLRELAEKIGVNADGLEASVARWNEHVENGVDPDFHRGTTHFENILGGGGNAEANLGKIEKGPFYAIPVHLGALGTNGGPRINEKGEVISLRGGVIDGLYAAGNAAMGILGHVYTSAGGTIGPAMTMGYIVGKEVGTKEAREIKEVEALAL; the protein is encoded by the coding sequence ATGCCTGCAAAAAGACCTGCAACGTGGGATCGTGAAGTGGATGTAGTCGTTCTCGGTACAGGAGGTGCCGCATTTGTCTCCGCTGTTTTAGCAGCAGATCAAGGCGCTGAAGTGTTGATGCTTGAAAAAACTCATCAAGTCGGTGGAACGACTGCCTTTTCAGGCGGTGTACCTTGGATTCCAATGAACCGTTACATGAAAGATGCTGGCATCGAAGATGATCGTGAATCTGCCATCACATTCATCAAACGGTTGACACAAGGCAAAGAGCCAGATCCAAAGTTCATCGATTTATTTGTAGACACTGGTCATGTCATGATCGATTATTTGCATGAAAATACACCTGTCCGTTTTGCGACACCAAAAGGATATTCAGAATACTACGGTCACCTGCGGGAAGCATTGAAAAACGGTACACGTTCCCTAGATCCAGAACCGTTCGATTTGAACCAAGTGGGCGAATGGGGTCCGCTAGTACGTCAAAATCCTGTATTCCCTCCTCTCACACTCGCAGAAGGCGGCGCGGTAGGCGGGATCGACTTCACAAAAATTGCGGAGCGGATGGAAAATAACATCGTAACGATGGGACGTTCCTTAATCGGATCCTTGTTAAAAGCTGCACTTGATCGCGGAATCACCATCGAGTTGAACACGCCAGGTAAAGAGCTAGTCCTTGATGAGGAAGGCAAAGTAATCGGTGTTGTTGCTGAAAACAATGGAGAAAAACTCTTCATCGGCGCTCGCAAAGGTGTCGTGCTCGCTTCTGGCGGTTTTGAATGGAACCAAGAATTGATCAAGACATTCTTGAAAGGCCATGTTACACATCCAATGTCCCCTCCTGGAAATGAAGGTGACGGGTTGATTATGGCTATGGAGGCCGGCGCTGCTCTTGGCAACATGACAGAGGCTTGGTACTATCCGACAATGCAAGACCCGACGTTTGAATACGAAGACCACGTCATGAACCAAACAGGTGGCGGACGTATGGGCCCGAACAGTATAATCGTCAACAAACACGGAAAGCGTTTTGCCCATGAAGGCACTACATACAATGATCTTCCTCGCTCGTTCTTCGAGTACGATCCAGTCGCACTTGAATATCCGAACGAAGCACCGAACTGGATGATCTTTGACCAGCAATTGAAGGATTCTCAAATGATCATCACGATGATGCCAGGCGAAGAGGCACCTGAATGGGTTGACCGTGCGGATTCCTTACGGGAGCTTGCTGAGAAAATCGGAGTCAACGCAGACGGGTTGGAAGCATCCGTTGCTCGTTGGAATGAACACGTAGAAAACGGTGTGGACCCGGACTTCCATCGAGGAACCACCCACTTTGAGAACATCCTAGGCGGCGGTGGAAATGCGGAAGCAAACCTTGGAAAAATTGAAAAAGGTCCTTTCTACGCAATCCCTGTCCACCTTGGCGCTCTTGGTACAAATGGCGGGCCGCGCATCAATGAAAAAGGAGAAGTTATCAGTCTCCGCGGTGGTGTCATTGACGGATTGTATGCAGCCGGCAACGCTGCGATGGGAATTTTAGGCCATGTTTACACAAGCGCAGGGGGAACTATCGGACCTGCAATGACCATGGGCTATATCGTCGGCAAGGAAGTCGGCACAAAAGAAGCACGTGAAATCAAGGAAGTGGAAGCACTAGCTTTATAA
- a CDS encoding DUF2512 family protein: MYNGEGSYVKGFFVKWLMTLAVLWIVLTGIYNVPILSTLLISIVVTGIGYVADIFVMPFLGNLLASAGDFVLNAGIIWVMGFFLFPVTDRLLVISILSSAVLALGELAFHRYMATSVFDQETNTEPWADNHPYFDYDRNLRAEFGEEFDMDEMRDTHEKRENMKKENEKENP, from the coding sequence ATGTATAATGGTGAAGGCAGTTATGTAAAAGGTTTTTTTGTAAAATGGCTGATGACTCTTGCGGTTCTATGGATTGTGTTGACAGGTATTTATAATGTCCCTATTTTGAGTACTCTTTTGATCAGTATTGTGGTGACGGGCATCGGATATGTTGCAGACATTTTTGTCATGCCATTCCTCGGAAACCTCCTAGCATCCGCGGGGGATTTCGTGTTAAATGCAGGTATCATCTGGGTGATGGGTTTCTTCCTATTTCCAGTAACGGATCGGCTGTTGGTCATTTCCATCCTCAGCAGCGCTGTGTTGGCACTTGGTGAGCTTGCGTTCCATCGCTATATGGCGACAAGTGTATTTGACCAAGAGACAAATACCGAGCCATGGGCAGACAATCACCCTTATTTTGATTATGATCGGAATCTTCGTGCGGAATTCGGTGAGGAATTCGACATGGACGAAATGCGGGATACGCATGAGAAACGTGAAAACATGAAAAAAGAGAATGAAAAAGAGAACCCTTGA
- a CDS encoding MFS transporter, whose translation MRTYNEKISIYHGMASTIALNFSNNFFPIFAITILGATNYQVGLISSLPPLMALLMTVPAAVLLNRAITQKRLVAMSVLFARLLFILIMLIVYVPSPSQAWIFLVIIAIMSLPNTVANIGWQTFISGLIEESNRGSFFSDRNRLLTIVGLVSTLLIGLIMKDASSNAIAYQVLFGIAFCFGLLEVFLLLKHEEPVVKKEGPTKKNKTMDWSIFRYSNYVWFLLAALFFNFAWQMAWGIFNIYHVRVVGATIFWISMFSVGSLLAQFLSFPLWKKWAERKSNTLVFVYAAIGMATTPFLTVLSTNLYYITIIQTSSGFFLAGVVLLLFNLLLEQSPEPVRTYCITTYNVLLSLVAFIAPQIGIWLLEHLGVDSAMYINSILRFLSAALFFVVSMRYAKQKPSESPAIQ comes from the coding sequence ATGCGGACGTATAATGAAAAAATTAGTATTTATCATGGGATGGCCTCGACGATAGCGTTGAACTTTTCCAACAATTTCTTTCCGATTTTCGCCATTACGATTTTAGGGGCGACCAATTATCAAGTCGGGCTGATCAGTTCCCTTCCGCCACTTATGGCCTTGCTGATGACGGTCCCCGCAGCGGTCTTGTTGAATCGGGCTATTACTCAGAAGAGACTTGTCGCCATGTCTGTTTTATTTGCTCGGCTTTTATTTATTCTGATCATGTTGATTGTCTATGTCCCGAGCCCATCTCAGGCATGGATTTTCCTTGTAATTATTGCCATCATGAGTTTGCCGAACACAGTCGCCAACATTGGATGGCAGACGTTTATCAGCGGGTTAATCGAGGAATCGAACCGAGGCTCCTTTTTTAGTGATCGAAATCGGCTGCTGACGATTGTCGGGCTCGTGTCGACGCTGCTGATCGGCTTGATCATGAAAGACGCCTCCTCGAATGCCATTGCCTACCAAGTGCTATTTGGCATTGCATTCTGTTTCGGACTGCTTGAAGTCTTCCTTTTGCTCAAGCACGAGGAGCCAGTCGTGAAAAAAGAAGGGCCGACGAAGAAGAATAAAACGATGGATTGGTCGATTTTTAGATATTCCAATTATGTATGGTTCTTACTTGCTGCGTTATTTTTTAACTTCGCCTGGCAAATGGCTTGGGGTATTTTCAATATTTATCATGTACGGGTTGTCGGGGCGACGATTTTTTGGATCAGCATGTTTTCGGTCGGCAGCCTTCTTGCCCAATTCCTCTCCTTTCCACTATGGAAGAAATGGGCGGAACGTAAATCCAATACACTCGTTTTTGTGTATGCAGCCATCGGGATGGCGACGACGCCATTTTTAACCGTGCTTTCTACGAATTTGTATTACATCACGATCATCCAAACATCTTCGGGCTTCTTCCTAGCCGGTGTGGTGCTGCTGTTGTTTAATCTGCTGCTTGAGCAATCGCCTGAACCAGTAAGAACCTATTGCATTACGACATACAACGTACTGCTGTCGCTTGTTGCATTCATTGCGCCGCAAATCGGCATCTGGCTTTTGGAACATCTCGGTGTCGATAGCGCGATGTATATCAATTCCATTCTTCGCTTCCTCAGTGCCGCATTGTTCTTCGTCGTGTCGATGCGCTATGCCAAGCAGAAACCATCTGAATCTCCCGCCATTCAGTAA
- a CDS encoding phosphotransferase, whose translation MESLLILRQFGFDVAEEQESIYPFSPVYKVDNKIVKRTQYPLERARNLVNYITYVRDAGAAIVTPVKLQISNPQQIDDDVYICYPFIEGTSYKGLNQEIKQAGELLGKIHSLSSQDNVYKLKTYDVFDFTYEEVDEHVKEIERYAGVYQVDTDIQRLRNLLYNAVENQEKLKKASLTWVETPHDYKANNLVYTDTPTLIDPDNATWIPRTFDVALALLLFHNELPSAPNRVFSPQEWQIFLNGYTAHQTFTKTERDMWEEVVYHVFLDEVMWLMAEVEGDWRRQEQRELFESLLHIIANQENYRI comes from the coding sequence ATGGAAAGCTTGCTTATTTTAAGACAATTTGGTTTTGATGTGGCGGAGGAGCAGGAGAGTATCTATCCATTTTCTCCAGTTTATAAAGTCGATAATAAAATAGTGAAACGAACACAGTATCCGCTTGAAAGAGCGAGGAATCTTGTGAACTATATAACGTATGTAAGAGATGCAGGTGCAGCAATTGTTACGCCTGTAAAACTACAGATTAGCAACCCGCAACAAATCGATGATGATGTATATATTTGTTACCCTTTCATTGAGGGAACCAGTTATAAAGGGTTGAATCAAGAAATTAAACAAGCGGGTGAACTTCTTGGTAAAATTCACTCCCTTTCCTCACAGGATAATGTGTACAAATTAAAAACATATGATGTGTTTGATTTTACATATGAAGAAGTGGATGAGCATGTAAAAGAAATAGAGAGATATGCCGGGGTTTATCAGGTAGATACTGATATTCAAAGGTTACGAAATCTCTTGTATAACGCGGTGGAAAATCAAGAGAAACTCAAGAAGGCTTCTTTGACGTGGGTAGAAACACCTCATGACTATAAAGCGAACAATTTGGTCTATACAGATACACCAACACTGATTGATCCTGATAACGCTACATGGATTCCACGTACATTTGACGTAGCTTTAGCTTTATTATTATTCCATAACGAACTCCCTTCAGCGCCGAACAGAGTATTTAGCCCTCAAGAATGGCAAATCTTCTTGAATGGCTATACTGCCCATCAAACGTTTACAAAAACGGAAAGAGATATGTGGGAAGAAGTCGTCTACCATGTTTTTTTGGATGAAGTGATGTGGTTAATGGCTGAGGTAGAAGGAGATTGGAGACGCCAGGAACAGAGGGAGTTATTTGAAAGTCTTCTACACATAATTGCCAATCAAGAAAATTACAGAATATAA
- a CDS encoding MBL fold metallo-hydrolase, with the protein MLKKLSESIYYLPNQNDRERPTLGLVCGEQYSLLIDAGNSIRHAKDFLQEIEKLDVPPVKYLVITHAHWDHFLGMSEMDALTIIVNSETNQRLKQWQTFSFDDHSLQHYVNTNQMSDFCKEIIQEDIPDRENFTVASPDIVFEDTLRIDLGNKICILEKITSTHTDDSTIIYIPDEKVIFLGDSAYGTTTDSLYHFKQSLLAQMIKDIQKYDAEWFLLGHESICDVEEMDVYWRELTTTSQAVLSDSIENAIENFKDTNRREPNDNELFFIQAFVNDRILQSRK; encoded by the coding sequence ATGTTGAAAAAATTAAGTGAATCTATATATTACTTGCCGAACCAAAATGATCGAGAACGGCCCACATTGGGATTAGTATGTGGTGAACAATATAGTCTGCTAATAGATGCTGGCAATTCCATCCGGCATGCGAAAGACTTTTTACAGGAAATCGAAAAGCTCGACGTACCTCCAGTCAAATACTTAGTGATTACCCATGCGCATTGGGATCATTTCCTTGGGATGAGTGAAATGGATGCCTTGACGATCATCGTGAATAGCGAAACAAACCAGCGTCTAAAACAATGGCAGACTTTTTCATTTGATGATCATTCCCTCCAGCATTATGTGAATACGAATCAAATGAGCGATTTCTGCAAGGAAATTATTCAGGAGGACATACCCGATCGAGAGAATTTTACAGTGGCCTCTCCCGACATTGTATTTGAAGACACGCTAAGGATAGACTTGGGCAATAAAATATGTATCTTGGAAAAAATCACAAGCACACATACCGATGATTCTACGATCATTTATATTCCAGATGAAAAAGTGATTTTTTTAGGTGACAGTGCATATGGGACTACCACTGATTCTTTATATCATTTTAAACAATCATTGTTAGCACAGATGATCAAAGATATTCAGAAATATGATGCAGAATGGTTTTTGCTTGGCCATGAATCAATCTGCGATGTAGAGGAAATGGATGTTTATTGGAGAGAATTAACAACAACAAGCCAAGCAGTATTGTCGGACTCAATTGAAAACGCAATCGAGAACTTCAAAGATACAAATCGAAGAGAACCCAATGACAATGAATTATTTTTCATCCAGGCTTTTGTTAATGACCGAATTCTTCAGTCACGCAAATAA
- a CDS encoding YitT family protein, producing the protein MFFIEAKRIAVVIFGSLLVAISLNFFLINANVYASGFSGAAQLVSSILNDHFGISVSTGILLLLFNIPVFILGWFKVGRGFTIYSIVSVLFATLFLELLPVLSLSDDIILNAVFGGVIAGVGVGLSLKLGASTGGMDIVAMVLSRLQDKPIGTYFLLLNGVIIVLAGFLYEPENALYTMIALYVTTTVIDMIHTRHEKVTAMIITRKADELQKAIHEKMVRGITILPAKGAYSKENKNMMYLVITRYELYDLEKIIKEVDPQAFTNVVQTVGIFGFFRKDGEDMQKNTAK; encoded by the coding sequence ATGTTTTTTATTGAAGCGAAACGCATCGCAGTCGTTATTTTCGGCTCTTTGCTTGTGGCCATATCACTTAATTTCTTTCTAATCAATGCCAATGTCTATGCCAGCGGTTTTTCGGGAGCGGCCCAACTGGTTTCCAGCATCCTCAATGATCATTTTGGTATTTCAGTGAGTACAGGGATTCTGCTCTTGCTCTTCAACATACCCGTTTTTATTCTTGGGTGGTTTAAGGTAGGTAGGGGCTTTACGATCTACAGCATCGTCTCCGTTCTCTTTGCGACCTTGTTTCTTGAACTGCTGCCAGTGTTATCGCTCTCGGACGATATTATTTTGAATGCGGTCTTTGGCGGTGTCATTGCAGGGGTTGGCGTCGGTTTATCATTAAAACTCGGTGCTTCGACCGGGGGAATGGATATTGTCGCGATGGTGCTCTCCCGACTGCAAGACAAGCCGATCGGCACATACTTTCTCCTTCTTAACGGTGTGATCATTGTCCTGGCAGGCTTTTTGTACGAGCCAGAGAACGCACTTTACACCATGATCGCCCTATACGTGACCACAACTGTTATCGATATGATCCATACCCGCCATGAAAAAGTGACGGCGATGATCATCACCCGCAAAGCGGATGAGCTGCAGAAAGCGATCCATGAAAAAATGGTGCGTGGCATTACGATTCTTCCGGCGAAAGGTGCTTACTCGAAAGAGAATAAAAATATGATGTATCTTGTCATCACGCGCTATGAATTGTACGATTTGGAGAAAATCATCAAAGAAGTGGATCCACAAGCCTTTACGAATGTCGTGCAGACTGTCGGGATTTTCGGTTTCTTCCGGAAAGACGGCGAGGATATGCAGAAGAACACTGCAAAATAA